The following coding sequences are from one Lolium rigidum isolate FL_2022 chromosome 6, APGP_CSIRO_Lrig_0.1, whole genome shotgun sequence window:
- the LOC124664100 gene encoding probable amino acid permease 7: protein MSPSHRGSQPFDLAAAAAPELDDDGRAARTGNLWTCMAHIITGVIGAGVLALSWSVAQLGWVAGPVAVLCFAGVTYVSAVLLSHCYRSPVAAGGSEESSSSSGKTRRNYTYMDAVRALLGRKHTYVCGSLQYLYLYGIGVAYTITTATCLGAIKKSNCYHGHGRGASRCRSGDDEQHLFMLLFGAAQVVLSFIPNFHSMAWLSAVAAAMSFTYATIGLGLGLAKTVGDGAIRGGIAGVPMATTAQKVWRVAQAVGDIAFAYPYTIVLLEIQDTLRSSPPEGETLRKGNVVAVVATAFFYLCVGCFGYAAFGNAAPGNLLTGFGFYEPYWLVDFANACIVLHILGGYQFFSQQIFTVADRWLAARFPESAFVNRTYAVRIVPGLPRYGLNLQRLCFRTAYVASTTGLAVVFPYFNEVLGLLGALIFWPLVIYLPVEMYCVQRRVRPWTPTWVVLKAFSVVCFAVGTFAFIGCVVGVVRKRLG from the exons ATGTCGCCGTCGCACCGCGGTAGCCAGCCCTTCGACCTCGCTGCCGCGGCCGCTCCGGAGCTGGACGACGACGGCCGCGCCGCGCGCACGGGGAACCTATGGACGTGCATGGCGCACATCATCACCGGCGTGATCGGGGCGGGCGTGCTGGCGCTCTCCTGGAGCGTCGCGCAGCTCGGATGGGTCGCCGGCCCCGTCGCCGTGCTCTGCTTCGCTGGGGTCACCTACGTGTCCGCCGTCCTTCTCTCTCACTGCTACAGGTCCCCCGTCGCTGCCGGTGGATCAgaagagtcgtcgtcgtcgtcgggcaAGACGCGGCGGAACTACACCTACATGGACGCCGTCCGAGCGCTCCTCGGCAGGAAGCACACCTATGTCTGCGGCAGCCTCCAGTACCTCTACCTGTACGGCATCGGCGTCGCCtacaccatcaccaccgccacctgCCTCGG CGCGATCAAGAAGTCCAACTGCTACCACGGCCACGGGCGTGGCGCCTCCCGCTGCCGCTCAGGCGATGACGAGCAGCACCTGTTCATGCTGCTCTTCGGCGCGGCGCAGGTGGTGCTATCCTTCATCCCAAACTTCCACAGCATGGCGTGGCTCTCCGCCGTGGCGGCGGCCATGTCCTTCACCTACGCCACcatcggcctgggcctgggcctcgcCAAGACCGTGGGAGACGGCGCGATCAGGGGCGGCATCGCCGGCGTCCCGATGGCCACCACGGCGCAGAAGGTCTGGCGCGTGGCGCAGGCGGTCGGCGACATCGCGTTCGCGTACCCATACACCATCGTGCTCCTGGAGATCCAAGACACGCTGCGGTCGTCGCCGCCCGAGGGGGAGACGTTGAGGAAGGGGAACGTTGTCGCCGTCGTGGCCAccgccttcttctacctctgcgTCGGATGCTTCGGCTACGCCGCCTTCGGCAACGCGGCGCCGGGGAACCTCCTCACCGGCTTCGGCTTCTACGAACCCTACTGGCTCGTCGACTTCGCCAACGCCTGCATCGTGCTCCACATCCTAGGCGGATATCAG TTCTTCAGCCAGCAGATATTCACGGTGGCGGACCGGTGGCTGGCGGCGAGGTTCCCGGAGAGCGCGTTCGTGAACAGGACGTACGCCGTCAGGATCGTGCCGGGGCTGCCGAGGTACGGGTTGAACCTGCAGCGGCTGTGCTTCAGGACGGCGTACGTAGCGAGCACGACGGGTCTGGCCGTGGTGTTCCCCTACTTCAACGAGGTGCTGGGCCTGCTGGGCGCGCTCATCTTCTGGCCACTCGTCATCTACCTCCCCGTGGAGATGTACTGCGTGCAGCGGCGGGTCAGGCCGTGGACGCCGACGTGGGTCGTGCTCAAGGCGTTCAGCGTCGTGTGCTTCGCGGTCGGCACCTTCGCCTTCATCGGGTGCGTCGTGGGCGTCGTCAGGAAGAGGCTAGGATAG